The DNA sequence CTCGCGCGGCTCGCGCGGACCGCCGGGCCCGCCGTCGTCGTCCTCGGCGGCTCGAGCGGCGCCGGCAAGTCGAGCCTGCTCAACGCCGTGGTCGGCCGCGAGGTCAGCGAGGCCGGCGTCCTGCGCCCGACCACCCGCCGGGCCGTCCTCGCCGTCCACCCCGACGACGCCGCCGCCCTCTCGGGCGGGCCGCTCGAGCGCCTGGCCGACGTCGTCGTCGACGAGGGGGTCCCCCGCGGGCTCGCGCTGCTCGACGCCCCGGACCTCGACTCGGTCCACCCCCACAACCGCTCCCTCTCGGCGCAGCTGCTGGAGACGGCCGACCTGTGGGTGTTCACCACCACCGCCTCGCGCTACGGCGACGCCGCCGCGTGGCACCAGCTCACCGCCGCCCACGAGCGCGGCATCACCACCGCCGTCGTCCTCAACCGGGTCCCCGGCCACGTCCTCGCCCCGGTCCGGGCCGACCTGCTGGCCCGGATGGACGACCTGGGCCTGGGGTCGGCACCGCTGTTCGTCGTCCCCGACGCCGGCGCCCTGGACGGTCCCCTGCCGGGCGGGCTCGCCGACGAGCTCGGGGCGTGGCTGCGGCTTTTGGCGGCCAGCCACCAGGGCGAGGGTCTCGCCGGGCGCACCACCCGCGGGGTGTGGGCGGCCCTGCGGGAGCAGCTTCTCGACCTCGCCGTCGGACTCGACGACCAGGTCGAGGCCGCGGACGCGCTGCGCTCGGCGGTCCACCACGCCGCGCAGGCGCCCGCGGAGGGTGTCGCCGACGCCCTGCGTGCGGGCCGGGCCGGCGCGGGGGCGCCGACCACGAGATGGGTCTCGCTCGCGTCGACCGGCGGGCCGCTGGCCCCGCTGGTGGACAAGCGGCTGCGGCCCGGCCGGCGCGCGGCCGCGGTGGCGGCCCGCTCGGCGGCCGCCGCGGAGCTCGGGGGCGAGGTCGGCGCCGCCCTCGAGGTGGTCCTCGCCGACGCCGTCGCCTCGGCCACCGACGCGGTCCGTCGCGCCTGGCACGCCCGGGAGCTGGGGGCCGAGCAGGTCGAGGTGGAGGTCCCCGCCGACCGCACGCACGAGGTGGTGGCCCGGTGGCGCGCGGACGTGCGCGCCGTCGTCGCGGCACCCGCAGGCGTCCTCGACGACGACGGGATCGCCGGCCTCGTGCAG is a window from the Georgenia muralis genome containing:
- a CDS encoding GTPase domain-containing protein gives rise to the protein MTTDAPDSALRAPRLDVVTDLRAEIDRAAFPLELPGAAGLRALREQLLTQIDARLLPRLARLARTAGPAVVVLGGSSGAGKSSLLNAVVGREVSEAGVLRPTTRRAVLAVHPDDAAALSGGPLERLADVVVDEGVPRGLALLDAPDLDSVHPHNRSLSAQLLETADLWVFTTTASRYGDAAAWHQLTAAHERGITTAVVLNRVPGHVLAPVRADLLARMDDLGLGSAPLFVVPDAGALDGPLPGGLADELGAWLRLLAASHQGEGLAGRTTRGVWAALREQLLDLAVGLDDQVEAADALRSAVHHAAQAPAEGVADALRAGRAGAGAPTTRWVSLASTGGPLAPLVDKRLRPGRRAAAVAARSAAAAELGGEVGAALEVVLADAVASATDAVRRAWHARELGAEQVEVEVPADRTHEVVARWRADVRAVVAAPAGVLDDDGIAGLVQAGAAGVAGAAEAAAALVGAEAVPRARESLAGVAAEAVRSVVQPFLDAVEELPVTSGTGLRLRASELKEHA